DNA from Polyangia bacterium:
CGAATGGGTGAACTACACGGTCAACGTCGCCCAGACCGGCCACTACACCATCTCGGCGCTGGTCGCCACGTTGGACGACGGCACGCGCGTCACTTTCACCCTTGAGGACGGCACCTCGACCGGGCCGCGCGCGCTGCCCTGGACCCACTCTTACACCGCCTGGCGGTTCGCCGACAACATTGCCAGCTTGGATTTGACCGCCGGTCAGCACGTGCTGCAGGTCCGGTTCGAGACCGCCGCCGTCAACCTCGAGTACCTGTCCTTCATAGCCAATTAGCCGCGCCCGCGGTTTTCGCCTGGCCGGCGGCCACGCGCTGCGCTAGACAACCGGCATGCAAGTTATCGTCGGCGCGCCTTTCGGCCGTGGCCGATTTTTTCGGTGGTCGCCGCCGCTGGCCGTGGCGGCAGCGATGTCCATGCTCTTGGCGTGCAGCCACAACAGCGCCGCGACCACCAGCGAGGATGGTAACGTGAAGAAGGCCAATGGTGATCTCCTGGCGGTGGGCACGCCCGCCCCTGATTTTTCCACCACCGCCCATGACGGTCAGCCGGTGCAGCTATCGCGGCTGAAAGACCGTTACGTCGTCTTGTATTTCTACCCGCGCGACAACACGCCTGGCTGTACCAAAGAGGCCTGCGATTTTCGCGACGCGTGGGATCGTCTGCAGCAAGCGGGCGTCGCCGTCTTCGGCGTTTCCACCCAGGACGCCACGTCCCACCAGGCCTTCGCCCAGAAATACAACCTACCCTTCCCGCTGTTGCCGGACAAAGGCGGCGAGATCGCCGCCAAGTATCACGTGCCGGTTTTCCTGGGCCTCACCAAGCGCGTGACATACCTGATCGGCAAGGACGGCCGAATCGCCTACGTATGGCCCTCGGTAAAGCCCGTCGGCCATGCCGCCGACATTCTGGCGCACATTCCGCAAGGCTGACGCTCGGCGCGCCGAGACATGCGCGAGGCGAGGCGCTACCCGAACAGTCCCGGCAGGGCGCCCTTGCTGAAGGCGGTGTCACCGAAGGTCGTCATCGGCATGCCCATCGCGTTGGCGATCGCCACCCAGACGTCGTTCATGTAACGCATACCGAATTGCAGGTGCTGGCCGGTCTGCAGCTTCAGGTTTTTCCCGCCGAACATCAGCACCGGCATGTTCTCGATTGAATGGTCCCAGCCGTAGCAGCACTCGTTGAAGTACACGACGATGGTGTTATCCAGCAGCGTTCCGGCTCCGTCCGGCGTGGCCTTCATCTTGGACAGGAAGTCGGCCATCATCTGTGAATAGAACGTGTCGATGGCGGCATGTTCGTTGGTGGCGCCCATATTGTGTGAGATGTCGTGGTGGCCCGCGCCGTCGGTGAAGTTGGGAAGGATCTTGGAAAAGCGCAAAGCCGAGTTGCCGTGCGCGAACGAGAACGTCGCCACCCGGGCCAGGTCGCACTGGAACGCCGACAGGATGATGCCCAGTTGGTTCTGCGCCAGCGTCTTGTGCTGCGCTTCGTCCTGGGTGGTGTCGCCGGTCGGACCGGGCAAGGCCGCGTCGACCGGCGGCGTGCAGGCCGCGCCGACAGGCATCGTCGGGTTGCTGGTCGCCAGAAGACGGGCTTGCAGCTTCGAGATGCCGTCCAGGTGCGCGTCCAGCTTTGTCATCTCCGTCTTCGGCACCAACCCGCGCAAACGGGTCAGGTCCTTGTTCACGAAGTTGAGGACGCTGGTGTTCTGCGAGCGCATCCGCGCCAGATCTTGTGGCGAAGCGTTGGCCATCGCGCCGCCGAAGACGTTCGAGAACATCACCGAATCGCGGCTCTCCGGGAACATCGCCCCGGCCGTGCCGTAAGACATGACCTTGAAGTTCGGCAGCCCGATGCTCGAAGGGGCATATGCCGTCGACTGGATGCCGGAAGACATCGCCACGTTTTGAAGACCCAGCGACGCCTGCTGCAGGAAGAACTGATCCACCGACGGACCGGCGGCCATCTGGTTCTTGGCGTTGGCGTCGCCGCCCGAACTGGTCCCGGGAATTTCGATCGGGCGCTTGCCCGACATCATGGTGATCATCCCCGCCCCGTGCTGGTCGCCGGCCCAGCTATGGTCGCGCGGACAATAGATGCCGTTCAGGATCACCATCTGATCTTGCAGCGACGCAAGCGGCTGCAAGATCGGCGGCAGCGTGAACGTCGTGGCGTTGCCTCCCTGCGGGAAGAAGGCGGTCGGGAACGTGCCGCACGGTCGGTGCACGATGAGAAGACGGGTGGGCGATGCGTTCGCGGCCGACGCGAAGAGCGGGCGCAGCAGTGATCCAGCGGCGGTGGTGCCGACGCCGGCCAGGAACGATCGCCGCGGAACATATCGAAACAGATCGCTCTTCATTTTCGTCTCGCCTTTGCTTTTCATGGCAGATCCCGGGTCAGGAAGCCGGGAGAGGTGAAGACAGCGCGGTAGTAGTCGGTGAACGACCCGGTCGAGGCCAGCTTGTCTTTCACCTTCTGCAGATCGCACGAGTTGTCAGTCAGCAGATCGTCACGGCCGATGGTGGGCTTGGAGAGATTCTTCACCGCGCAGTCAGAGACCCGCCGGCCCATCTTCAGCTTCGTCACCAGATCGGGCAGCCCGGAGATCGGCCCGTCGAGATCCGCTCCGAGGTGAGCCAACGTCGCCGACGCATCGACAGCCTGGCCGCTGCCGTCCTTGGGCGCATAGCGTCCGATGGGATCATATTGCTCGGTCGACAGGCCCAGGGGATCGAACAGACCGTGGCAGGCGCCGCAGCCTTCCTTGGCGGTGGCGCGCAGCGTCGCCTTCTCGCGCTCGGTGGCCATGGGTGGGAACGTCGAGGCCACCGCGGCCGCGTTGGCTGGCGGCGACCCGATCGAGATCCCACACACGAGAGCGTTGTAGATGAACAACCCGCGGTGAATGACGTCCCCCCGCATGGGATCGCCGCCCGAATCGGGCTGCGTCCAGGCCGCCAGAATTCCCGGCTGGGTGATGATGCCCGCGGCGTGATCGCTTCCGGCGTGGACGGCCGTGAGATCGGTGCCGGTGGCGCCCGAGATACCGTAAAGCTTTCCGACGCCCGCGTTGGCGTACAGCTTGTCCGATGTCAGCAGGTCAGCGACCGTGCCGTGCGCCATGAGATCGCTCACGAACAGCTCGCCGCTTTTGTAAAGATCCTGGGTCATGGTGGCGTCGAAGTCGGGGAACGCCGTGGCGCTCTTCGGCACCATCGAGCGAATTTTTTCCACGCCCAGCCAATAGCCGGCCTTTTGTCCCAGATTGGCCTGCACCTCTGGCTCGGCCAGCAGCCGATCGACTTCAGCGGCCAGCACCGCCGGCTTGAGCAGCGCGCCGGAGTCGGCCTTCGCCCATAACTGATCGTCCGGTACCGAATCCAGCAGCGCGAACGAAACCGCCGTGGCCAGTTCGTGCGCGGTCAGGGTCGTCTTCTTGC
Protein-coding regions in this window:
- a CDS encoding redoxin domain-containing protein; the encoded protein is MQVIVGAPFGRGRFFRWSPPLAVAAAMSMLLACSHNSAATTSEDGNVKKANGDLLAVGTPAPDFSTTAHDGQPVQLSRLKDRYVVLYFYPRDNTPGCTKEACDFRDAWDRLQQAGVAVFGVSTQDATSHQAFAQKYNLPFPLLPDKGGEIAAKYHVPVFLGLTKRVTYLIGKDGRIAYVWPSVKPVGHAADILAHIPQG
- a CDS encoding DUF1552 domain-containing protein — translated: MKSKGETKMKSDLFRYVPRRSFLAGVGTTAAGSLLRPLFASAANASPTRLLIVHRPCGTFPTAFFPQGGNATTFTLPPILQPLASLQDQMVILNGIYCPRDHSWAGDQHGAGMITMMSGKRPIEIPGTSSGGDANAKNQMAAGPSVDQFFLQQASLGLQNVAMSSGIQSTAYAPSSIGLPNFKVMSYGTAGAMFPESRDSVMFSNVFGGAMANASPQDLARMRSQNTSVLNFVNKDLTRLRGLVPKTEMTKLDAHLDGISKLQARLLATSNPTMPVGAACTPPVDAALPGPTGDTTQDEAQHKTLAQNQLGIILSAFQCDLARVATFSFAHGNSALRFSKILPNFTDGAGHHDISHNMGATNEHAAIDTFYSQMMADFLSKMKATPDGAGTLLDNTIVVYFNECCYGWDHSIENMPVLMFGGKNLKLQTGQHLQFGMRYMNDVWVAIANAMGMPMTTFGDTAFSKGALPGLFG
- a CDS encoding DUF1592 domain-containing protein; protein product: MVKNFLGWLALALVAASAVSGCSGAIADSSNPPGDKGGVTMPSGTGGQVTTQPTACTPDASLAPARLWRLTDQQYVNVVAQVFGVRVPSAITQSDSAPADFTATAESPELTVQANTVNAYATAAHTAAAAAVYANLNVFLPAGTTAPPDAEVEHFIRNRVARAFGRPVTDAEVSDLLGVYHTGLMTESAAAGIRLIIEATLQTPSFLYRSELGTTTSGKKTTLTAHELATAVSFALLDSVPDDQLWAKADSGALLKPAVLAAEVDRLLAEPEVQANLGQKAGYWLGVEKIRSMVPKSATAFPDFDATMTQDLYKSGELFVSDLMAHGTVADLLTSDKLYANAGVGKLYGISGATGTDLTAVHAGSDHAAGIITQPGILAAWTQPDSGGDPMRGDVIHRGLFIYNALVCGISIGSPPANAAAVASTFPPMATEREKATLRATAKEGCGACHGLFDPLGLSTEQYDPIGRYAPKDGSGQAVDASATLAHLGADLDGPISGLPDLVTKLKMGRRVSDCAVKNLSKPTIGRDDLLTDNSCDLQKVKDKLASTGSFTDYYRAVFTSPGFLTRDLP